The genomic DNA ATATTGTCACACAGCAGTTGATATGCCTTTCAGACAGCAGTAACTGGTGGGTAAAAATATCATGCTTCCATCATCACACAGCAGTTGATGCGCCTTTAATTTCAGACGTGAATGATGTTTACAACACGCGGTCAATATAATGGAGCGTCGTGAATACCAACTGAAGAACGGAGACACCAAGTAAGAGGACTCGTGGTCAGCGCTCAACTTTTCAGCACTGACAGCCTTCCGTGGGGAGTATATATGAATTGAAGCTTAATTTCTCCTTCTCTTCCATATGCAGGATCTTTTGATCAAGCACGTACATAACCAACGAGCGAGAGAATGTAGAACACCTGGAAACTTTGACTGATCGGTTATCTGTATTTTCTGGACAGCGCCATCTGTAGTTTGCATATATGATCTTGCACTTCATCAATTCGAAGGCTTTGAATTTGTCAAGCAAGAAGGTTTCTTTGAACATTGAAGAAGCCGTGCCAAGAGAATCATTTTGGAGATCACGACGAGGACCCATATGCCTTCTTCCGTGGAGCTCTGAACCTTAAAAAAATAAACGAAGACTGGACGGTGATGGACAAAGCATTTTATCGGCCAACTTGTGTCACATCGAATTCCAACAGATCTTTGCTTTTTCAAAGCGAATCATGCACGAAGGCTTCTCCAAAGAAAGCGCGGTACGCAAAACTACTCGATTTGGgaaccaaatttttttttagcTATTTTAAAGTTTTGGCTGGGGACTATTACGGAGCAATTGCTTGGTAGCCATTAATTCCAAAATTTTGCATGCAATCTATTGTTTGCTATCGATGTCTCATGCAATGACATATATGGTCTATCCATATCACTTACAGTGGTAAATAAAAGACTGAGAACTTAGCAATGGCAGCAAAGGAATTTATCCCTTTAAAAAACGCATCGACAAAATCCGAATGGGGTCGAACAGTGATACATCACCTAACGACAGAAGCTGACCAAAATACCTAATACTATTCCCTGAACATATGGCACACGCTTGCTCGTTTCATAATGTGGTGGTCCGGTTGATCGTTTTGCTGGGTTTTCTAGAACGGGCTACCTACCAAGCTACCTCTCGTCCATATCATAGCTTAGCTATATGTATAGGCCAGGTATCAGTTCGGCCAATCTAGCTAGCTAGGACCATTTGGGTACCAGCTCAATTATTATATTGTTCTTATGCACATACAGTGCACGCGAGATATTAATTTGCAGTACTGGCATGTGCCACAAAACATTttcaatttatatatgttttgttGTGACATTTGATTCAAGGTAAACATATACCCAACATGGTCATCGGGTGATGTACAGGTTAACACATATAGTACTACTAAGGAAAGGTTGATTAACCTCATGGACATCATTATTTGTCGATTCTCGCACCACACAACATATATCTTCGATTGTGGTTGGCTTCCTAGCAGCGTGAGAATATATAAGCATGCATATTAAATTTACTTCTCTCCACCTATGCATAGTTCTtagcatatactccctccattctcttttgataggacTATTTGCAAAACTAAatttttctcttttgatagtccTATTTGAGGTGTTGTCTCGGGTTTGGCACAAATGACTGTTCCATTCCAGTAACTCCTCTAGAAAAATAATTGGTGCATGTATATGATAACATTGATACCAAGGTGCATGTATATGATAACGAGGAGTACATAATGACATGATTCATTAGATTATAAGTAAGGTTCATTTTCCTTGATCGTTGTGCCAAGATGAAATAGGTCTATCAATAGAGAATGGAGGGATAGTTTCAAAGAACTATGCATACTCGCCTCAAAAATAGAACTATGCATACTTTATCAAAAGGTACACATTTTCACACACTAAAGAATATGCAGGGTCCATGTTGCTTATTTGCGATATATAAAGTACCTAAAATGTAGTTTTCCAAAGGTTTGCACAAACCTATTTTAAAATGAAGTATGACATTTCAAAAACTAGCAAGGTATAGCCTCTTTTCTACTATGTGCATTTTTAAATGTATGGCATTTAGGACAAGCTCATTAGTTTAAAATGAAGTAATTATCTTGTCCTAAATgacatatataaaaaaaactgagAGAGTGTAGCAGAATCTCCATGTCCACATTACGTCATTAAATACATCCCTCAAGGCCTCAACGCCCATGAAAAGAAAGAAGTCAAATGTTTGCATGCGTCAGACTAGTTAAACTGGTAAGACGATGCTCCTACAGCTATCATGTGTGCAGGGATTATCCATATTATTGTCATGCATACACTGACGTCCAATATTACGTGTTCTTCTTACTTTTCTTGTTACGAGATACGGTTGAATAATAGCTACCCGGCCGAAAACAATTCTTCGCGATACGTATGTCACTGGATTATGCTTTGCTGCTAATTTATGATCTGAACTCGGTATCTTTGTGTTCACATTTCCACATCACCTTATTGATTGCAGTTACAAATGtgcatgcgtgcgtgcatgaACTCGTACGACTAAATCGGAGGGATGATGGGCTATatttgtttccgcttataaACAGCTTATCCGTgaaaataagcgagaatcccacCAAACGCCTTACTTATTTTCTAAATTcttgcttatgtggtaagctGTTTCATTGATTTGAACTACAagaagcgagaagcgagaaaatcttcgcttagattataatccaagcatGGCTGAGAAAAGCGGAAATAAACAGGGTAGATATCAACTCCAGTAGTAGTCACGCAGATGATGCACAAGTGTCGACATGCACACATTTATATCTAGCCTTCCAACAAAACCTGCTCCCTAAGTTCATTTTTATaaactacttcctccgttttaaTTTGTAGgacgttttgatttttttagatacataatttttactagaTTTATGTCTAATACGtacatagtaaaatttatgtTTGAAATAGAGAGAGTATATTTTGTGCGTTCAAGCTAATGCTTTGACCAACAGTTACTCCAAGAATATATATGAGATATGTTCCACGAAATAGCtagcatagtttttttttcaaaaaaacaaaacagataGGGGTAGCTTCCAATTGTatttaaagaaagaagaagtaAGGCCAGACTAACAGCATGTGAGTTATGTCATAAAATTAAAAGCGTACTATTTTTAAAAGAAGTGAGTCCAAACCGGACAGAATTGATAGCATAGTTGATTTCCTACTTAAAGCACTCCCAATGGATTATGATTTGTAAATATTAGTAAAATATTATGAAAGAATATATGATCGAAGATCAATTTTTAACGTAAAATAGAACGCCTTATATATAAACTAAATGGTGGAAGTCGTTCATATGCTTTATTATACCATGTTTTTCTAAGGAACTCCTTAATTACCTTGACAtttccaaaacaaaaaaaaaagactgctGCCGCATTGGCGTTTGGGGTCGGACAACCCACTTGGCCCAAGCACGTGCGAATAAGGCCCAAATAGGCCCATCTATCGGGTGCCCGCTATCCCTGTttggaggatttttttttatcatttttatatCGTGGCCGGTCATTAATTAATCCATTTTGCCATCCACCCCTGCGATTTCTGCTTATTGATTGATACATGCCCCCCGGCCTCCCTCCCCACGCCACAAGACATCTCCGACGAAGCTTCGCgcgtcctccgcctcccctctcAAAGCGCCGCCACGACCCCGCAAGCCACCACGGGCAACGCGGTGGCTTCCCGCGCCAGCACcgcctccggcggtggcggcggcggcggcgtccttgcCAAGGTGAGGGCCGCCGCCAGCCTCTCCAGCCGATCGCAGCCGCGGCAGGAGCTGGGATCCTCCTCCCGGGCCCCAGCTCCCGGGGCCGCGTTCGACCCCTTCGACGTCGATGCCGACCCGCCGTCACAACTGGAGCTGACGCCTGAACAGGTCGGGCACTGCAGCGATGCGCTCGCGCACTtcgagaagaggaagaggcggaGTGACTTGTCAGAAGAGTTCGGAAGCCTCTCGGTATGGATGATTATTTGTTTTGTTCTGATTGGTTCTACCTCCGTGACTGTTTTGAAATTTGTGCCACGTATGGGCTGACTTGTAGCTCTCCTATAATCTAGCTTAGAACTAGTAGGATTGGTTTGCTTTGTTACTACTGTCGTCTAATCTAGCGAACTAATCAGCAATTGACTGTTAATTTATTGCATTATTGTACTGTAATTTCGTCTGTTTTCACTACCTTGTGTGGACATTACACACAAGTTACAGAATAATTAATCCTACTCTTGGTATGGATGATTATTTGTTCAATTCTGGTTGGTTCTACCTGCCTGATTTAGGCATTTGTTTTCTTAACGATGTATTGCTTTGAAGCAAAGCACTGGTGCTGCATTGCTTTGAAGTGAAGTGTTGGTGGTCTGATGCAATGATATGGCGTGCCATATATGGGAAGCAGGATAAGTAAAATGCTGTAGCTAAACTGTACTACAAAATACTTTAAAAAACAGTAGGTTGCCTGGACATTCATTCATGGAGAATGCTGTAAGCAACAGAATATCGCTAATACCAGGCTTGAGTTTGAATTGTAAATGTTAAGTTTGTTGGGATTTTATCAAGATCACTTAGTTTAAGGACTTCCATATCTTCCTCTTTGTCAGCTACTATGGATAGATTTATTCATATCATTGTTGCATTTCATTTCAAATAGAGAACTTCTGTTGTTATATCttcctttattttattttggtgGACTGAATTTTATTTCATTCTATAAACCTTCATCTTTAATCTTGTAGTTTCGGTTTAAATTTGAAATAGGCGTTTTGTTAACATAGCAAATTTGAACAGCTACATGATCTTCTGTACAGGGTGCTCTTCATTGTCCAATTAAGAGagcttgattttgtttttttataaaaaatcatGAAGATCAATAGCAGTTGTACTGATGGAGGGTTGGGGACTGTAGCTTCCTCCTTTTAACTTGAGAAACTATTCTACATAATTGCAATCCATTTCCATCTAATGATTTTCATACTCTTTTTAAGTAGTCATCATGTTAAATATGTTATACAGTGTTCTGTTCAATGCTTTTTTTCGTCATCATGAAAGTAATACTTCAAGGTATTTCATGTTCTATAGTCAATTTTTCAGGACATGGGACTGATGAAAAGGATTAGTGTGGCTCATTATCCTGTTAATAGGGAAAAGAATCGCTATATTGATGTCTTACCATGTGAGGTTCTCTACCTATGCTTGTAATTGTGGCGATTTTTATTGGTGTTCACCTAGCAAGATCCCTTTGGATTTAAAGCATTAGGAATTTGAATCTGACTCCTTCCTTGTCTCTAGTTGATGATACCAGGGTAAAACTGAAATCCACAACAACCAGTTTGACTTCAAACAATGATTACATCAATGCAAGCTTCATAAAGGTTAGTTCAATGTTCatgtatttgtttttttaatgcaATTCCTTTCTATTGCCTTTCTCATGGGATAATTCAAAAGCTTAAGTCATGTATGAAACCTGCAGGCTACTGAGGACAACAGTGTTGCAACATTTATTTGTACTCAAGGTCCCCTAGTGAACACATTTGAGGATTTTTGGGAAATGGTCTATCAATATCAGTGCCCTGCAATTGTCATGGTCACTCAATTCGATAGTGTTAAGGTTTGTGCTTGCATTAAATGACCTCAGCAAATTCCATTTAATTGAGCTGATGAACAGATAAAATGTATCATGCTGGTATCTTTTTAAAGTGTATAACCTCCCGTTAATGTAGTTATGAACAGAGAGGTGGATCAATATGAATGAATATCCAAATTCAAGTGTGGTAGTAGGCTCGTTCTGAACTTTAAATCTAGCATAAGCACAGAAATTCATTGCAACTGGAAGCGCTACAACTAACAATGTTCCATTACCACAACTAATGATATTATCAGACCATGGCATGCATGCCATATGATATAAGCATAAACTATGCTCAAAAGATAAGAAAGGTAGGAAATTATGTGATGAAAAATATGCAAATCTAGAATTCATTTGTGAGAATTCCTTTCAGTTTAGTATCCTCAGTCGTGCTGTTCTTTCGTCTTTTGACAACGTGTTTTCTCTGAGACTTATGCTGTAACCAGTTCCTGGTGTACTTTTAGACATATCACTTCTTTCAGTGATGGAATTTCGCGAGATTCTttgttcaaaaataaaataaatactaAGAATTTGAAAAGAAGCTTACATTCTCAGATGTTCCAGATTTTCTTAAATGCATTTAACACCAGCAAGTGGTGAATCTAGGTGGCATAATGGTCCTCTTGTTAATTTGAATGTTTTTAGTCAAAGAGGATGCCATAGGTCCTTGGAAGGAGAAATGGAAAGAAAACTACTTGTACATTGGCTTTGCTAGTGAGTACTGAGTAGACAGTATTTAGCCCCAGTAAGTTGGTTGGTGGTACAGGCAATTAAGTATCATCTATTTTTTGGGAGGAAAATGACTAAAACTGAGAGTTTTTTTTAAGCTTCTCTATGCCTTTTAGGTGGGTTTCGTGTTTACCTATCTTGAatgttagttttttttatgCACCCTTGGGTTTGTCTTTGTGAATGTATTTGGATATTTATGGGTAATGATGGTGTACTTTCAACTGTAGGAAGGTCTACTGGTTTTCACTGTGCTCTGTGAAAATAAATATTTCCTCTGATAAATGCCTgttaattaaattatatttaaattGTGACAGTGTGATAAGTATCTCCCACTGCACAATGGGCGAGGAGCATATGGAAAATATAATGTTAAGattatgaaaaaaagaaaagataaccATCAATTATGGCTGCGCAACGTGCAGGTGCAAAACAAGGAGGTAAAGAAGCTTGAAAGACATTCATGTATGCATTGGTTCATTGTTCCTCCTGATTTTCTCACCAATGACTTCTCTTATTTATGAAAATTCATACATGGATGTCAATTCTGCTTCTATAGGTTTGTCCAATCTGTTAGCCATCTCAACAACAGATAATTTCTTCAGAAACTTAATATACATGTTCTCTCTTAGGAAGCGGTGATGATGTTAAGTTCTGTTGTATTGGATCTCCTAATTGGTTAGGCATCCTTTCTTATTATTTGCGAACTCACTGTTTGTAAAGATCTCAGTTATTGACGAATTTGCCATAACATTGTTAGTGACAATTTGATATGATTAGAATTTTGCAAAATTAAAGATCGCATTTAGTTCTCATGTAACAAAACAGGTGTGGCCATCCATCACCTCTTTTGATGTTTGCACTTATTGTATTTCTCCATGGTGGTCAAATAATTAATCTTGTATTGCTTATTAGCCCTGTACATCTATAGGCATTTCATGATGAAAGCTATTCTGATTGCTAATTTCATAATATAGTCAGGCAAGGTCCATTCTGTACTCCATATAGAATATCCTGATTGGCCCGACCATGGAGTGCCAACCAATACTGATGCTGTACGACAAATCTGGAAGCGACTACATCACATTCCAACAGAACATCCTATAGTTGTACATTGCAGGTTTGTTTCACCTTGATGCCATCTCAACCTGTGCATGCCTTTTATTCTCTTAACACTGTTACTGTATCTTTCTGCAGTGCAGGTATTGGAAGAACTGGTACTTACATCACCATCCATACTGCAATTGAGAGAATCCTCCTTGGTGACAAAAGGTCTTATGATATTGTTAAAACTGTAAAGAATTTCAGATCCCAACGACCTGGAATGGTCCAAACTGAGGTGGGCTCTGCTCTTTTCTCTTTACTTCTATGACCTGTTTGTTGGTGGCTCTTGTACAGTTCAGACTGATCAAGCTGAAATATAGACTGTCTCTAACCAACCCCAACTTTCTTAGGATAAAATACTCAAGTCCAGCAATAGTTTGAGCTCATAAAAATGGGTGCTGCCACCAAGTTTCTTTCACATTACAAAACGGTTATTAGTATTTTAGAAAGAGTTTATTTTTGTTACAGTACAAGTGAATGGTGATGTTTTTAGAATTTGAAGGTAAATTTGCATGGGTTGTGGTAATTGCAGTTATGAAATTAGATAGAAAACGCTACAGGACAAATTGATAAAATTATGTCCTTCCCTTGATAATGTAGTGTTTTGCTGAGCCTGCGTCAAATGCACTGTTGATGATTCGTTGGTAACTTAAATAACATCCGTATATTAACTTTCGTTAATTCATTGGACTTCCTACATGATCTAATAGCATGTGTATTCTGCTTTTCAGCAACAATACAAATTCTGCTATCAGGTGATTGCTGATGAGCTGAAATATCTGCTAAACTCAGACCATTGAGGTGGGTCACATAACGACGCTTACAGCAACATAACTGCAGAAGCATTTATTGTGTATTCCTTTTACACATTTACATGCATGGCAAAACTTTTGAGTCTCACTTTATGTTCTTTCCCTGTAGGAAGAACCAAGCGCTCTGTTTTTCATCCGTGGACCTCTGATTACTCCAATGCCGGACTAGTGCATACAGCATTTTGTTGGGTGCATACCTTCTTGCAAATGGGTCCATTGCAGGAAGACCGCGATGACACCTTCATTATGATCACTATTTTTCTATTGTCGTTAGTCGAATGAAAATATTAGCTAGAGGAGGTTTACAAGATTGGACTGCTCGGTGCCTGTAATTCCACTGCAGTTTGAATCATTCTTTAATCTCCCTCAACTCAACGAATTGGTATCTTGGACGAGTCCAGTACAAATGTTGGTTGTACCTTGTTGGACTAGGTTGCGCGCGTTAACCTTAGTTACCTCGAATTCAAGCGAATTGAGTACGCAGTTTCATACTTGCATCACAAACTGTTGGACTACGCGTTGTAGTGAATCTTGAAGGGAGATTCAGATTTGACATGATGCTGAGCATGAGACATGACAGCAACATGCTTGCCACGGTTGCTGAGACGTCAGTGACTCGTGAAGACTCTTGTCATTACAAGTCTCCTTGTTTACTCCAATTCTGGAGCCATCCAGCAAAGGATCGGAGAAGCATCCGTTCAATTTGCTGCCTATCAAAATATCAGAAGCCGCGAGTCCTGGTCAATTCCAGGGCCACTGAAGTGAGTGACCtcaagaaaaagtgagagtctGAGAGAGCATGTGCAAGCGCGTGAGGATGGGGCAATGGCAGCTGCCGAACGTACCCTGCAAGTGAAGCAAGGAATGGCCCTCTCCTCTCTTTACAGGAGGAACCCAATTCCCTCGTCTCTTGTATTATTATTATTGAGAATTTGAGATGGAACCAACAATGAAATTTTACTTCGCCAATGACAACCGCGAAATTCGGCTTTCGACTTTTGATCTCGTAAACATGCCATTGCCAAATCAAATCAACCAGTTTTCACAGGCAACGCGAGATCCAAGGTTAGTTTTGAATTTGCAAACATCTCACTACTACAAAATCGGTTCCACCGATAACTGAAGATCCATCATAGCCCGGCCACCACATCACAAAGTACCTCCTCGCACCCACAAGATGGTGGCACTTTTCATCGTGTTGATTGGATGAGTCAGCGAGAATGACATGACTAGCACCAGCCTAAGCACTAGAAAATACGGATGCTCTCCCAAGAGATGGCATCAACGTTGTAGATCGGCAGTAGTATGCCAACAACCGAAAGCATCACATATTGTTGGCTAATTCCACTTTAGTTGTTTTTCCAACTCCAACGGAGCACCAAGTAATCAAGTCAGTTACAACAGCACTGTCAAGTAACCACTTCGTGATGGATGTATTTGGCAAATCAAATTGTGTGTAACAAGCTGCAATCTGATCGCTTAAAAGTGGTTTTGTATCCaagctctttctttttttcataagGCAGTTTAACGCCCAAGGGAGGCTAATCTTGTAGCTCATATTTTACCAAGTCAGAGTGTGAATTCACCCGGGTTGAACAACCACCTAGCTTTACTGTTGCACTTGCACCTATGCTGGTGCATGTAAATGAATGGATCTTTATTAAATTTCCACCAAAAGCAGCACAAGAAACAAAAGCTAATTCGAATCTGATTCTTCTCCATGAATTCGTCTATGTCCCTCTCGTAACAAAGCACAAAATGTAATCAAAGCGGACGCACGGTCGATGGATCGAGCAGAGCACTCGGATCATCGATCAGTGCTTGATGTAGATGTTGTACTCGACGGTGGCGTCGCCGGTCTTGAGGTCGAAGGTGTGCGTGCGCGCCTGCGCGTACCCTCTCGCCATCCTGAACACGCCGGTGCCCCCGACGACGGCCATCTCCCTGACGGCGTTGAACACGGCGTTCCGGCCCATGATGGCGACGGTGCTGCCGTTGTATTTGCCGGCCTGGAAGACGAAGTTCATGTTCATCATCAGGGACACCTCGTCCTTGCCGGCGGCGATGTAGGTGCCCTGCGCGCGGCCGAGGGGCTTGGAGGACTTGAGGTCGGGGCCCTCGGTGAGCGCGTCGTCGATGACCACGACGGCGCCGAAGCCCGTCTTGGAAGTGTTGGTGACGGCGGCGTGCGCCACCTGCACCGCCGTCGGGCTCGGCCCGCTCACCACGTCGTGCCAGTAGAGCTTGATGTGCGTCTgcttctcgccgccgcccgacgacgccgccgaggcggcggtggtggccagGAGGagaggcaggaggaggaggggaacggcggcggccatggcgcgcgcTTGGCGTACGTTGCTGGTGGTTGTGGTCCTTGTGGACTTTGTGGTGTGGCGATGGAGTTCACGGGCGCGTGATTTATTATGCGCGTGCGCGACAGGGGCAGTGCAAGCTGTGGGGAGGTGGTTTGCTTCGCTGAAAATATTTGGTCAGATGCCATCATCGTACAGGGTCCACAAAGCAGGTACTTTCTCATGTATCTAGAAGGTGATGGGTGAAACAGGGAAAGAAAGGGACGTGGGAGCGTCCGATTATATTAGCCAAAGTTGCTAAATTGGGCTAGTGTTTAGTTACTCCGCCATACGGTGGTTACAGTTCTTCGGTTTCGAATTGCaagtcgttttaactttttttcagagtatttttcaGAGCATAAGGAACGGACCGCGCTGGGGAGCAGAGATCACGGACCGCACTGGGGGGAGCAGAGAGCTTGGTGGCGGGTCCACGAAATCTGCATGAGGTGACGGGAGGTGCTGGTTGGTGTAGCCGTGTCGCTGGGGTCGGTAGCGGTTTTGGGTGCTCGTGCTCCACGGCCAGGCTTGGCCGGTCGCCGGCGCTCGGTCTGACTCTGACAGCATGCATGACGAATTGACGACCATTTTTGCAGGAAGGGAACGGAGAACTGGAGCACGCCCTGACCCGTACCACCACCCCTGCTCTCACTCTGTTTGAGGTTCCAACGGACCGTCAAATACGGAGAGCCCTGTCAAGTGTCAGGTCCGGCAGGGTAAAACACGGAAGGGATTTCAGTTTCAACGTGCAGGGGAGTCAACCGGCTTGCATGATCGGGAGTGGGTGATGATGTCTCCGCATACTTGGAGGGGGCATGCCCGTCCGAGCTGAGCCGGTCAAAGTAGCTGCGCTTTGGCACTTTCCAAAGGGTCCCATTATTACAGCGAACATGGTGGTGACACGCGTTCGAGTGCCAGTAGAACACCATCTCTCCTCAACGTACCGTGAAAATCTATTTAGTAATAACAGCCTAGCAGGCATTGTGATGCTTGACACTGTCAAATAGTTTGGCCgagacttctttttttttcttttgtctatAAAATTATGAAGTAAGCAAGCTTAGACACGCACAGTGTGGCTAAAAGCTATcgcattttattttattttattttttgcaaaagGGAGAGCGTGCGGAGGGAGGCAACGGGAGCAGATGGTGTGACGATGCTTTGCAGGGTGCGGTTGTGGAGTGCAGGGCAATGATGCGCCAGCGGACAACTACAGAACGTGGAATGCACGCGAGGGACTGTGATCTCCgtggctttttttttcttattttcttataTTATGAGTCACTAAAGAACTTATTTAAATGTTCTTCTACAAATTTTCTTGCAAAAATTTTATTAGAAACTTTTCTCGCAAAGCTTTTTCAAATgttatttagggggtgtttggatgctaggggctaaactttagcagtgtcacatcggatgttcagatgctaattataagaattaaacatgagctaattataaaactaattgcagaacccctaggctaattcgcgagatgaatctattaagcctaattaatctatcattagcaaatggttactgtagcaccacgttgtcaaatcatggactaattaggcttaatagattcgtctcgcgaattagactctatctctgcaattagttttgtaattagcctatatttaatacttctaattagtatccaaacatccgatgtgacgggtgctaaactttagcgggtggtatccaaacacccccttagataaCTTTTTCCAGGAAAGATTTTTGGATagtaaatgtagaaaaaaaaacatgtgatATAATGGGGGCGATATAGGTGTGAACACACACGTTCACACTTGTCTGAATGTCTGATGGTGTGTCAGGATGCACACTTACGCATTAATAGCATCTAAGAGAGTGCACATCGATCAATCTTCTCGAGTAGTACGGTACAACAGCGCTTTCAGCTCTCGCGCCATTTTTTCACCAAAAGAAACGCAAGAAACCCAAGCTAATTCTAGTTTTATTCTTCTCCATGAATTGAGGTAACATATATAAAATCACTATAACCAGAGCCGACGATGTTACTTGGAGGCTCCATCACTCGGTTAATTAGTGCTTGATGAAGAGGTTGTACTCGACGGTGGCGTCCCCGGTCTTGAGGTCGAGGGTGTGCGTCCTGGCCTGCGCGTACCCTCGCGCCATCCTGAACACTCCCGTGCCGCCGACGATGGCCATCTCCCTGACGGCGTCGAACGCGGCGTTCTTGCCCATGATGGCGACGGTGCTGCCGTTGTATTTGCCGGCCTGGAAGACGAAGTTCATGTTCATCATGAGGGACAGCTCGTCCTTGCCGGCGGCGATGTAGGTGCCCTGCGCGCGGCCGAGGGGCTTGGAGCTCTTGAGGTCGGGGCCCTGGGTGAGCGGGTCGTCGATCACCACCACGGCGCCGAAGGCCGTCTTGGAGTTGTTGGTCACAGCCGCGCGCGCCACCGGCACCGCCGTCGGGCTCGGCCCGCTCACCACGTCGTGCCAGTAGAGCTTCATGTGCGTGCTCTtctcgccgctcgccgccgatgCCGCCCAAGGTGCGGCGGCCAGGATTGGTAGCAGGAGGAGAGcggtcgcagcggcggcggccatggcgagcgGTGGATGCGTGGACGTG from Setaria italica strain Yugu1 chromosome VII, Setaria_italica_v2.0, whole genome shotgun sequence includes the following:
- the LOC101783714 gene encoding dirigent protein 22-like; the protein is MAAAVPLLLLPLLLATTAASAASSGGGEKQTHIKLYWHDVVSGPSPTAVQVAHAAVTNTSKTGFGAVVVIDDALTEGPDLKSSKPLGRAQGTYIAAGKDEVSLMMNMNFVFQAGKYNGSTVAIMGRNAVFNAVREMAVVGGTGVFRMARGYAQARTHTFDLKTGDATVEYNIYIKH
- the LOC101783307 gene encoding protein-tyrosine-phosphatase PTP1, coding for MGLMKRISVAHYPVNREKNRYIDVLPFDDTRVKLKSTTTSLTSNNDYINASFIKATEDNSVATFICTQGPLVNTFEDFWEMVYQYQCPAIVMVTQFDSVKCDKYLPLHNGRGAYGKYNVKIMKKRKDNHQLWLRNVQVQNKESGKVHSVLHIEYPDWPDHGVPTNTDAVRQIWKRLHHIPTEHPIVVHCSAGIGRTGTYITIHTAIERILLGDKRSYDIVKTVKNFRSQRPGMVQTEQQYKFCYQVIADELKYLLNSDH
- the LOC101784119 gene encoding dirigent protein 22 — its product is MAAAAATALLLLPILAAAPWAASAASGEKSTHMKLYWHDVVSGPSPTAVPVARAAVTNNSKTAFGAVVVIDDPLTQGPDLKSSKPLGRAQGTYIAAGKDELSLMMNMNFVFQAGKYNGSTVAIMGKNAAFDAVREMAIVGGTGVFRMARGYAQARTHTLDLKTGDATVEYNLFIKH